ctaaaatgatgaaaaaacaaaacaaaatgcaaacatttcttttttactactttcctcttttcttcaccagctttaccacttgcacttgctttctttggacctaatacacgatgcaaaactaaaaaaaaagaaaaaaagattatgaTGTAactaacaatgaacaggtctgctccgaacgaactttgaacacgaacgTGCTTACGGAGGAAGAAGCATCCTgtgcattcgagttagctcgagtcgcgttcaggtacgctcggctttttttcactttggtcgagagccgaatttttggacgagttctgaattctcaaattttctggtcgaaaaccgatttggtcgagaacagaagcgttcgaaaaccgaggtttgactgtatttgacGATTTTTTATCTCACCTGAATGATCCGTACTCGGGCGGAGGCTGATATCGGACATGCGGCACCGTCCTTGCCGGATCTCGTCCGACCGGCTCCTGATGATACGGAAGCGCGGCCTCTTGCTGTTTGGCGGGCGACCTCATCCTTTTGAAGGGGTAGTCCGGAGGCGGGCCGCGATGCTGCGGCTTGTAGTAGTCATCCGGCTGCCCGCCAGGCGACGGCTGCGGGGACAGCGACGAGCTGACGACCGGGACGTGCGCTTTGACGCCGCAGGTGGCGAGCGAGAGCTGCATCAGCCGCTCGCTGAGCGAGCGAACGTGGCCTTGCTTGAGATCCTTGAGCCCGTCGTCTTGGAGCACCTTCACGGCGCCGTTGGCGCGCTGCACGGCGGATCGGCCTTCCGTGCGCAACTTGGGATCGCTCACGTAGAAGGTGGAACAGAGCGAGGTCGGAAGCGTGTTGTGCTGGGGCCGGTTACTCTGTTGCCGATGCGGAGGAGGCGGACCGTGGCCGCGGAAGTATTGCGACTGAACCTTCGCTTCCTCGTAACTGGGAAGTTCTTCCGGGTTTTGGCTCGCcgaaccgccgccgccgccgccattgCTCCCGTCGCCGCCCCCCACTTTCAGTTTCTCCAGGCCGTCCGCCTGCAGCTCTTGGCCCTGGGGCTCCTGTCGGGCAACGTTGGGGGTCCGGGAAAGCTCTTCGGATGGGCCGCTCTGTCCGTTCCCGCCGACCTGTTGCTGCTGCATCACAAAACTCAGGTTCATCTGCTCCTGCAAAAGACGCTGCAGGACGTTGCtagcgccggcggcggcgctgttgctgctgctggacGACTCCTCGGTCGCGGTCCTCATCGAGGCCGCTCGCTGGCTCCGCAGTTCCGAGAAGGCCGAGCTCTGTCCGGGCTCCGTACTTCCtcaaacgagaaaaaaaaatagagaaaacCTATCAGAACGCAGTGAGAAGCTGCCAAGTGATGGACATTGTGATGTCAAATTTATGTTTTCATGTGAAAATTGCAGAGGGGTCGTTCCGTGTCCGagaagtggaaaaatacataaatcaattacaacaacaaatctttttttttttttttcctctgagagctcagaattgttcattcagtagtcttaccgattccaCGTCTTATCATcagtgcgtgcaaatacgtgtaaatttatattcattaattcacctaaaacctcgtAAAAATCCGAAttccccttcaccttaaccggatacttcagagtctcgccagagtcgtgaggttcaaacggtcaggagaccagagaaaaaggaaagaaagataaatcaaagtaaaatccagcaccgaccaaacacttcctgccttccacatggttacaaaattaaAAGTCTTACGCCAAGCCCAGAAacgtctaaattccaacaaattaaggagatcaaATCACTCTTTTAACACACGTCGCACCGCATGATAACAAGTCGATCATCCAGCTCCAAACCGACCAGATGATCATTGCATGTGAACCACTTTACCACCGGCTTTGTTAACGTATTGTGCCACTGTTATTAATAAAATTGATGAATTAGCTGTCAACAATTCTGCTTTTGACGCTGACAGATTTTTGTGCGGGTCATGTAAGAAACGTAGTTCACCTGAAAATCGTTTCGACTTTAGGGTGTTCAATATTGAATGTTTCACTGTgtgtatgcacaaacaacacgtTTACCAATTGTCATGTTACGTTAAGATTATGTAACACAAAAGACTaaccagcaacaacaaaaaaatcacaaataagtTATTTCAACCTGAATCGAtgatgaaaacaacacaaatgtgcaAACCAAAGTGGAGGATGGAGGTGGAAAAAGGCCAATTGCCATATTCGGAGTTAGTTTCTCAAAATACTCGTAAATTTAACTACCGTTTCATgttgtcaaaaacaaaacaaagcaaagcgACGCTGTCTTCATCTTGTTGATGAAGGCAGCATGAAGATGATCGTTGTTGAGGACATCGTGTAGACGAACCCCAACATTGGAAAGCCCAAACTCGTATTGATGAAGTCGCTACTTATCGATAGGCCGATAGGAGGAGGAGGTTGGTCGGGTTTGGGAATCAGCAATGAGTCATTAACTTATGCAAGCATCACCCACGAAGTCCTTGACCCGTTTGAAAAGATtcgaacttttttttgtgtgccttcGCCGCCGTCCGTTCGTTCTTACTGGATTTCCATGCGAGTTGGAGGCGACATAGTAATGCTCGCAAGAAAAGGCCACAACTAGCAGACAACTCGAACAAACATTTCAAAGCGTTTACCTTTCAATTACGTCCGAGCTtcttcaatgaaacatgatttTTTGCAACTCTGTTCCGTTATCACGAGACTCGGGCTGCAGTtcagtacacaaaaaaaagcaaatgctaATAACAATACGACGGCTCCATTGTGAGACTTTTATGCGAATTTTTCCACCAAACACTAAAAGTTAACCGGATTGGAACGCGTTTTctgtttttccataaaaaaaaaaaaaaaaaaaaagtcaggcagGTCAGGGAGCAGGAAGCTCGCCCCCTCCCATCCGGTACGAGACATTAAAAGAATGCTGAAGAAgtcgcgcgcacacacaaatatcaaatatattttttttgtacggcGTCAATGACTGCAACATTGAGgttattttggttgtttttgcttttcaaGATGTACACAGCAACTAAAACGCACCCCATCCTCATCCAGCTGAGGGCTgcacagaaactttttttttttttattattattcaagaaGACTCTCCATTACAAAGTGattcttgcattttatattatttcaacattttgaaaaacgtgttgaaaaaaaacccGTATTATTAATTGCTATCATCGTTAATTAAaaccaaatacaaaacaaaattcatTTGGGCATTTAAATGTTCAAGATGTGTTGACGTTGAGTAATTCATATAcaatacatttgtttgttttttttatttttattattacattgtgTTTATACATACACTGTTAAACACCCCGAAAATAACCGAATTTCGATGTTGATTTTATCTGACAGATTTTTCCTATTTTTAAAAGATCTCATTTTCAAAAACAGACTATGATCTTACTAATTACTAATGTATAACGACTGTCTGAACTATTTTTGAGTCAGCTGCTTACCTGTTGATATGTAACGCAACACCTTTTCGACTGCCACTTCAACACGTACATTCACAAAATGGTGGTTGAGAATAAGAAGACAAAAATCAATCACTTTCTCAATTGAACTGCCttggtcccaaaaaaaaaaaaaagttataaagtTAGAAGCGAACCCGGAAATATGCGGATGATAATAATAGCAAATAGTACTTCAATATGAGGACTACAAAATATAGATGCAACTTCCAAAAATAATTTCTTGAAAAACCTGGTCTTGGGGTCTTAGTGGATTTATTAATGCATTATAaacagtaaaaacaaaagcacaaatctaTTGTAGCTTGTGAATCGTCACCAGCTGTTGATGTTGATGGCGTTGGGCCGTTGGTTTGGCATTGCGCAACTTCGTCTTCAACAGTCACTGTGAAGTATGAAAAAGTCATGACAAACAGTTTTCAGTTTTAGTATTCAGTTTTAGAACATATCTGACTTTTATATTCACCCCCTTTTTACAGAATGTCAcgttaaaacaataataacttGTGGCATCCCGAGCCCCACAATAGTTGTTCAGTTTCATCGTGCATTTTTTGTTACTAGCGTATAATTAATCCCGAGACAAAACATTGCAACGTTTTACCTCAGCACCGACGCCGTTAACCAGCATCTCTTCCAACTGCTGCACCGATTCGGCCATGCAGTGAACCTGGCACAGGTTGACACAAACATAAGTTGAATTAAGCCGGGCTAAAGGCAAGGCTAGCTATTGTGTAGCTAAATgttacttgatttaaaaaaataaaaataaaaacatttcaaaagaaaaCTTACTAAAATTACTAAATGACATGCAGCGCTTtaaggagtattttttttttttattattattattaatgtttttgAAGCAAATCTTATAGTTCTATTTCGCCCGTTCGGCACGCACTATACTAATCGGCCTAGTTAGGTAATCTGCTCCTACAGTTTACTTACTAATCTATTTCATCAATTTATTTAATCTGTAACCTCGGTTTAGCACATCGATAAGAAAGGAAGAacacaaacaaagaagaaaacGTAGCGTGACATGTTGAATGGATACTGTTTAATAATAGGTCTCTGCGCTAAACTGTCAATAAAGTGAATTTAAAAAGACATATAaggttgatttatttaaaaaaccgTGAGAAACACCACGccattttgatcttgttaaaagtcaatgttgttgttttttttaattgtacagtCGACGACGATGAAACAAACGCGCCTCTTGCAGCGTCAATGTAAAACAGTGGACAACATTGCCATCTATAGGCCAGGAAGCGCAACTTCGGTCTTTTCGGGAGGAAAGTGCAGAGGAAAAGTCCAAGTCAAAGCCGACTGATTGTCTTTGTtttgaaccaaaataaaactatttctTTTACTGTGGAAAacaattatcaacatttttgggggggttttctcATCACGTTAGAACAAACCAATAATTTAATCataattcatttattgtttgtgCGCTGTCAATTTCAAATAATGTCGTTGCCTAAATAAGGGAAGTAAATTTataaatttcatttaatttgataaattaaaaattacatttttattttttaagtataattcattgattaattaaaaaacatacaaacaaaacagaaatatgACTGAAATACTATTTTACACATGCAAAGCCTTTGGGGAACGTTTCCCGCCACATTTTAAACGGCGACAAACTTGTGTTGCCAAAACTGTGGTTAAATTGTAGGTAATGTATTCCTAAATGTTACTTTGAAGCACCAATTCAATTCTTTGCACGTCAATGTATTCCTTGAAAAAGTTGTTGTTCAATCACGAGAATTTGCtttatttgctttatttatttaaatttggattattttgtgttgtgtatgaaatgtttttttggtttttttttaaataatgtattgTCACTTGGTATTGTGAGTACTTAAgccacatgtgtcaagatccggagTCCTGCACGTTTTCGAGGTATCTCTCCTCCAACGCAcccgattcaatgatcaggataatgatCAGGCCCCTGCAGCGCTTGCTGatgatcttatttaaatatgagtcagctgtgttgaaagtgggaaacctccaaaacctgcaggactgcggccctcgagggatGCACTTTGACACCTATGACCTTAAGCGTCGAGTACTCAATAGTGGTATCGGACTGAAAACAAAAGTGTAGTTATCCGTGTAGTtgtcttattaactcattcactgccattgacggaaaaagacgtcaaatgatgcattttttttttttttttttttgctggtctggcaatgaatgtgttaaaaggaaaaaaacacacacaaaaaaaacagtatcagCCAAATTAATTGGATGAGAGTAAGTGTGTACTATCCGATGTTGGTAAAACGTTTGCCGCATACCTCCACATCAGTTGTCCGTTCAAAGTGTCGAGTCAGTGCAACGATACTGTGCAGTTTGTCTCGAATGGACGACGTGGACACTTTCTGTGCATCTGTAATGTCAGTCATCTGAGTGCGCAACACACAATGTTTGTCTTGAATTGCTCTCAGTCGTTCCAGCATCACAATTGGGTTCTCCTAAAGGcaaagtcaatcaatcaatcgttATTTTATatcgcacctttcatacatttcaaaatgcaactcaacgtgctgaacatccataatacGATAAAAAGGAAAACTCGTGTAATAAAAGCGCGGGTAGTGAAATATCACCTGGTGGGACAATCCATTCTCAGCAGTTTGGTTGCTCACGTCCAGCTTGAGGCGCATCTCGATGACGTTCAGGTCAGCTTCTGATTTGGAAAACTGCAAAGACGTCACGTAGATTTACGTCAGAGGTCTGACAATGTCAGCCGCTGTCCTCTTCCGCTGAGATGACTAACAGAGAACTACTTGATGTGCAGTGAAAACAACCAGTTTTTAATGTTTCACAGATattgttgaatgttttgttttgtttttttgcaatgcTTGTTATGGAGTTAGTGTTATACATTATAAGAGAAAATTGGTAATTGTAAACTTCTTCTCCTAGACTTAATGGTACAACGGTTGTGTGCCATTTTGAGTAACATGGGCCAGAGTATTTTCTATGATGAAGCGCCAGTTGAAACTCTGCAAAAGTATTTTGAAGTACAATTTATCGTATTTGGTTTGGTATCAATCGTGTCATTGTCACTGCAGATGTGTTCTGATGTGTAATTTGTCGGTTTGGGGTCGGGTCAGTCTTCCAACAACAAAGGCAGTGGCTATTTTTGACGTGACTGGCAACTCTCCTCCATCATCGcgaattcacggcaaaataacgctagGGGGCGAAATAGGACTTCGAACAGGAAAtggtacttttatttatttttttaatcgccatttcttttattatttatattagcaTATAAACTACATACAGTTTACTGGTATATCCTTTATCTAGTTAAACACAAGGCAACCAAATGTAAAACACAGCTCAAATTTGACGTTTACAAGAGGGTTCCCCTTTCTGTCGATGGCGGATgaggtcacgtgatcgtgacgtCACGTCATCTGGGAGAGCGGGTTATTGCGAATGTTTCCGAATCCGGAATTTAGCCCTTAACCAGAATATTGACGGCATATAATCGCGGACGACAAACAATATTACTCCGAAACAATAACGAAACCCGTAAAATGAACAAGGGAAGCAAAGATTTCACAAGAATCAATGTTGCGTCTTCTTGTTTACAGTACACTGCAACTTGACGTACCATGAGTTCGAGTTTTTCCACCGTCGCCTCCATGTTGAAAGATTAGTTTGTCAAGTTCTTCTCCGCGTTGAACGGCGAAAACGCGAAACGAGATCCAAGTGGCGTTTCGAATGCTGTCAAGGCGATCTGAGTGTgcttttttaagaaatgttgcttcCTGTTGCAGTTTAAGAATAGTTAACAAAATAAGAGCATTGACTATTTTAGTGGaaggaaaaataaatgaccactaTCTGAAACGGAAGGAAATTTGTCATGACTAATTATATATGTGACATATTGCACTTTATAGCGATCATTTAAATaatgaaacatgacatttaCATTTGTTGCTTTAATTTTGTAGGTGGGCACCAGGAGGAACTGGAAGAAGGTGAAGGacattccacgtttcgccagaggggtcgcaaatgtgcaaaaactctaaATCTTGCATCCAGCCCCTTTagataatacaattaaatacattaatcGAATGTGAGAATACTTGAATTACTatgtttgtctttttatttcccaaaaaaatttttttttcttgtaggaGAATTTAACACAGTGGCTGGAAAATAAGTCTACTGACGCCATCCAATaattacattgtttttatgttcacgtTTTAATAGCACTTAACGTCACATTCCACCCCTTGACTTCTGTCTTTGTAACGAATGGGGGAAGtgcacatttgtagtttttgtgtgtgtgtggcagtcTTCCTCCTCCAAGTTGtttagtgccagtaaaaatcataccaaccCACTCAAGCCTTGGCAGAGGTACCGTTCAACTAGTTTGAAGTGGTTTCATCGGAAGAgttctgaaaaatattttattcaagtTCAAACGTTCCTAAGCGCTCCTTTAAGGTTCACGCTTCACTTTGACAACAATGTGCATATTGGAGCATAAGTGACAACTGAttctaaatgaattaaagcaaTGTTCAAGCAAAACAATACTGACAAAAATGTGTcagattaacaaaaaaaaaaaaaagttacatatcGAGTACTACGTaatgtgaaataaatacaagatTGTCGGATCAAGACCAAGATTGCTTTTTGGTCCTAATGTTGCTTGATGACCACCAGGTTCTTCAGCATGTCAAAAGAGTTCCCGTCAGGCTCCACTGAAACGATGCCCTGCTCCGCACTGTGGACCTGAAGGAAGCCGTTGCCGTCTAAACCCACCACCTCCGCTTCATGGCCATCCTCGCGCCAAAGATGCACCAGACTTCCGCTggaacaagaaacaaaaaacaaaaacagggatTTCCTGTCTAAGGTCAACTTTTATAGAGTAGAGTAATATCCATCTCATCCATCTACAGCATCTACGAGGGATgtgacgatatccaaacatcactatacgataattagcacgatattgtggggtttgcgtaatttaaaaaaaaagtaaatattgttaaaaagaaaagggagaaaaaaaaagagctcatatttaaaaaaaaaccaaaacaatattgtggttttgtacacaacagcaatgcatattaaCAACCCACAATCTCAAAATAACATAacacgttaactcattcactcccagccattttcatgttctattgctatcaaaacatggaacctaccaaaagaaaaatgtctcttctttcatcaggaaaaaaaaaagaaaaaaaaagtacggtatattttttgtatctgtttttatgttttgtagcaattagcattagaattagctaagtttcatcattattcacaaacctgttgaaaatactggggaaaagagcttgttgcaacatggacctggttgatctcttatactttgctgccacctgctggccgtttttttttttttttgtaataagtaccatcgctttaagcaaccgcttcaggtcagaaactgcatcaaagccttcatacaaaaactctagcatacaaaaacctaaaaaacgtataaatacgtttttgggagtgaatgagttaatattgcacgcacacatcgagttcctccacacaTAAGTCACAAGCACATTATCATCTGAACATTAGTGTGGAttctaaacatagaagggccaaaagaggccttgtgaaaattacattacactcaaaaaaaaaaaaaaaaaacacgccaccagagggtgctagaactgcacaaacggaaatcaacctgactttaacagatgtgtaccttttaaatattgcgaccatgacgacgacgatattgtggcggttTTAATATCAGCATCGGCCGATTTTAAGGGTGGACCGAGCAACAGTCGCGtatataccaaaacaaaaacaaatatgaagcaaaagtgtgtttctgttaaaaggtgttaatttgtggaatcatttggcaattgacctgaaaagatgtctCACTTGTTGagtgtaaaaaaatgtttaaaagcaaagttaaaaaaaaaattacttgtgtcagataaaagcatgaaaattgtatatatgagtatatgatttataaatgtattatggtatatgtgtaggaatttcatgtacatatgttgctggcaaattgtattcataaccaggtttatacattttatttttaaaaaaatattaacctcgtattgtattaataaggAAATAAGTCGAAATATATCAGAGGTAGAACtcgataagtttttaacttctgaacatgtaaactgtgattgattgatgattttatgcggttcttttttaattcttttgtttgtatgtttatatgttcaataaatccaaTCGATCCAAAATATAATTGACATGAAATGTACTATTTGATTTCATTGCGACGTCAGCAACGGCAGCACGTAATCGGCTCACCTGTGAAGCCACCTTTCGTAGTAGAGCGGCAGGATTTCCTGGGCGCCGCCATGTTGGAAGCAGTCGATGAGGCTCTCCAGGCAGCTGACGGTCCGAGCGATTAGCTGCGCGCAGCTCAGAGCTTCCAGCTTGCGATTGTGCTGGATGTTGTGCTGCCGGATGAGGTCGTTGACGCACAGCGTTGGGTTGCTGTTGCTCACGTTGAAACCGCAGCCTGGAGTTTATGGAATAcaggagaaataaaaaaaaaataaaaaaaaatggacgaccatttttttttttttttagtgcactgCGATGATACAACACGGATGTTACCGATTCGTAGATGGAAGGTTGAACGCATCACAGTGGAAGTGACAAGAACGCCTCCAAGCTTGATCAGATTGCTGTAGTAGATGTCATTGGGCCACTTCAACCGCAGGTCGATGTCCTGAGGAACATTAGAAGAGAATacaaattagggctgtcaggTGATTAGAATTCTTAATCAGAAtcgactttaactcatttgctcccaataacgtgtaaatacgatttttttttatgttttaagtgtcccaaagaggtatttatacgtttttttaatgctcgagcatacagaaggctttgatgcagcctctcagctgcaaagaacggttgcagaaatggtagttattacacaaacggccagcaggtggcagcagagcaaaggagatcaaccagggccatgtagaaaaaaagctcaattacttacaattttgaatagatttgtgaaaactgatgaaactttgctctcttctaatgctaattgctgcaaaacggaaacagatagaaacatacttttttttttcctgatgaaagaagagacgttaatctttcttttgataggttacatgcttttatagcaataggacacaatattctgtgggccttgcaaaatcagtcaaaatccagtcaaacagccgggagggagcgaacgggattgcgaaatgagaaaatggcggcgagtgaatgagttaatagttaactcacaattaatcgcaaaaactgttctaaatgtacaataaaatggacAATAATATAATCTTTTTCCAAATTTTTATActctaacataaaagtgggaaaaaaatgttaaatagaaatatggttgcatcttttagtaaatgatacagtaatttcatacttcataaaattgaattaaaattaaaaagacatactgtaaaaaacgagtgatattgatttgtgttgaggtcacttttctaccactagatggcataattgcatttgtaagatgcatttttttcacatgaactcatttgttcccaaaacttaactgtttttttttaaagttttaagtgtcccaaagacgtattcatacgtttatttttgtgtgtgtttttttttttttttttttttttgttagagcatATGTAAGGCTTTGATTCAACTGCAAACGACAATAATTATTGTTTGTGGCACCTCAAAAATGCTCACTTGAGCATAAAAGTGCTCCTCGCCGCGTCTCATTTTGCCTGGCAGCACTGCGCAGGCCGCTTTGCACTGCCTTTCAGGCGCACtatttcaatatttaaaagtcGTCAGTCGTCGCAATTCATTTAAGCAGGTTTGATCAACAATTTTGCACATGCTAAATTGATCTATTTGCATATATTCCACCCATAAGGTGCAAAAATTTGGTAACACACAATCGTGGGTGCAACTTCCACATCCATTAACATGAACGTTTTTGCATGCAAATGCATCATGCACAATACAGTAATTGACTAAATCAGGCCAATACAGTACTATCACATACTACACTAGTATTGACACGACGTCATGTGTACATATTGATACCTCATATCCAGGAAGCGTACGCACAGCTTCGATGACAGCGAGAGCAGCCAGATGTTGCAGAAAGGAAATCCTCTGTCCAAGCCTGGAACTCATCTTGATCTGGACGCAGAGTGTGAACATGGCACAACCCAGAGGGCTGAGCCAGGCATTTCTTCCCCGCCCTGCAGTGGGGGAGAAATGATGGGAATTAATTTGGAtgattttttccccactcacaAGAcggcatttagcattagccaaaCCTCTGCTATACAAATACGCCAAAGACGCTCTGGCAAACAGAGAATAGGACACAGTACTGTATGTGTTTGCACAAACCAGATTGTCCTCCTGTCAATATCACGTGACACACAGTATGCAGACTTACTGCACAGGAATACTGACCTCTGCCCTGACTTTGTTG
The Festucalex cinctus isolate MCC-2025b chromosome 18, RoL_Fcin_1.0, whole genome shotgun sequence genome window above contains:
- the ska2 gene encoding SKA complex subunit 2; this encodes MEATVEKLELMFSKSEADLNVIEMRLKLDVSNQTAENGLSHQENPIVMLERLRAIQDKHCVLRTQMTDITDAQKVSTSSIRDKLHSIVALTRHFERTTDVEVHCMAESVQQLEEMLVNGVGAE